A single region of the Syngnathus acus chromosome 6, fSynAcu1.2, whole genome shotgun sequence genome encodes:
- the dldh gene encoding dihydrolipoyl dehydrogenase, mitochondrial, producing MHTWTQLYRALATRSHQLPCKLHGAAVLSVRTYTDNAAIDADVTVVGSGPGGYVAAIKAAQLGFKTVCVEKNATLGGTCLNVGCIPSKALLNNSYLYHLAHGKDFESRGIEISGLSLNLEKMMAQKSGAVKALTGGIAHLFKQNKVTHVNGFGKVTGKNQVTAVTADGGQQVINTKNILIATGSEVTPFPGIQIDEETVVSSTGALSLKKVPEELIVIGAGVIGVELGSVWQRLGAKVTAVEFLGHVGGMGIDMEISKNFQRILQKQGLKFKLGTKVLGATRRPDGKMDVAVEAAAGGKNQTLTCDVLLVCIGRRPFTRDLGLEAAGIQLDNRGRIPVNGRFQTSVPSIYAIGDVVAGPMLAHKAEDEGIICVEGMAGGAVHIDYNCVPSVIYTHPELAWVGKTEEQLKEENVPYKVGKFPFAANSRAKTNADTDGLVKILSHKETDRMLGAHILGTGAGEMINEAALAMEYGASCEDVARVCHAHPTVSEAFREANLAASFGKAINF from the exons ATGCACACTTGGACGCAGTTATATCGAGCTCTTGCCACG CGAAGTCACCAGCTTCCGTGCAAGCTCCACGGAGCGGCGGTGTTGTCAGTCCGAACGTACACCGACAATGCAGCCA TCGACGCAGACGTCACAGTGGTGGGTTCCGGTCCGGGCGGCTACGTCGCCGCCATCAAAGCAGCGCAGCTCGGCTTCAAG ACAGTTTGTGTGGAGAAGAACGCCACGCTGGGCGGCACCTGCTTGAATGTGGGCTGCATCCCCTCCAAA gCTCTTCTGAACAACTCGTACTTGTATCACCTGGCTCACGGCAAAGACTTTGAGAGCAGGGGCATCGAAA TTTCCGGGCTCTCGCTGAACCTCGAGAAGATGATGGCGCAGAAAAGCGGGGCGGTCAAAGCGCTCACCGGGGGCATCGCGCACCTCTTCAAACAGAACAAA GTGACCCACGTCAACGGCTTCGGCAAGGTGACGGGAAAGAACCAGGTGACGGCCGTGACGGCCGACGGCGGCCAGCAAGTcatcaacaccaagaacatCCTCATCGCCACCGGCTCAGAGGTCACGCCCTTCCCGGGAATTCAG ATCGACGAGGAGACGGTGGTGTCGTCGACGGGCGCGCTGTCCCTGAAGAAAGTTCCAGAGGAGCTGATCGTGATCGGGGCCGGCGTCATCGGAGTGGAGCTG GGCTCCGTGTGGCAGCGCCTGGGAGCCAAGGTGACGGCGGTGGAGTTCTTGGGCCACGTGGGCGGCATGGGCATCGACATGGAGATCTCCAAGAACTTCCAGCGCATCCTGCAGAAGCAGGGACTCAAGTTCAAGCTGGGCACTAAAGTCCTGGGCGCCACCCGGAGGCCGGATGGAAAAATGGATGTGGC CGTGGAGGCGGCAGCCGGCGGCAAAAACCAGACGCTGACGTGCGACGTGCTGTTGGTGTGCATCGGCCGGCGACCCTTCACGCGGGACCTGGGCCTGGAAGCCGCGGGCATCCAACTGGACAACCGCGGCCGCATCCCCGTCAACGGCCGCTTCCAGACCAGCGTGCCCAG CATCTACGCCATCGGCGACGTGGTGGCGGGGCCCATGTTGGCGCACAAGGCGGAAGACGAGGGCATCATCTGCGTGGAGGGCATGGCGGGCGGCGCCGTGCACATCGACTACAACTGCGTGCCCTCGGTCATCTACACGCACCCAGAGTTGGCCTGGGTGGGCAAGACGGAGGAACAGCTCAAGGAAGAG AACGTCCCCTACAAAGTGGGCAAGTTCCCGTTCGCCGCCAACAGCCGCGCCAAAACCAACGCCGACACGGACGGCCTGGTCAAGATCCTCAGCCACAAAGAGACGGACAGGATGCTGGGCGCTCACATCCTGGGAACC GGGGCGGGAGAGATGATCAACGAGGCGGCCCTCGCCATGGAGTACGGCGCGTCGTGCGAGGACGTGGCCAGAGTCTGCCACGCCCACCCG ACGGTGTCTGAGGCGTTCCGAGAAGCCAACCTGGCCGCCTCCTTCGGCAAGGCCATCAACTTCTGA
- the LOC119124195 gene encoding uncharacterized protein LOC119124195 isoform X2 — protein sequence MDARSECDIVAAEKGPSSQIDGLRAGLVSALHKIFTNHNTLNIQSVSRLECTGSCPDLMMSRREAAEPPPATLTPQLPPRAHHHHRPLCMSVSSDSSGRFKALDTQEWKNNLKAQMEQAHSAGAARSTGSLERASLFCAAGGPPSKATTGRFSLFSPPWNVSSESDSNPPSRSGSRKLRNYSRRAATGPADAHDPPGGEGDGGGGGAPRHFEPVISKVTDYIYVGNLNAAYNGRALCRNNIDSIIDMSGAPGQAAPALSLIPCTCSRGGVRHSWSRLKVDIGDVKQRCFEDINECIHASAGKRKRVLVHCGDGFSLAPTCVIQYLMLKRNMRLMAAYELLRAKYPVNIRECHRNLLVSLERTLRPGDVDPESFKQAISRKVAWT from the exons ATGGACGCCCGCTCCGAGTGCGACATCGTGGCTGCCGAAAAGGGGCCGAGTAGTCAGATCGATGGACTCCGCGCTG GACTCGTAAGCGCCCTTCACAAGATCTTCACCAACCACAACACCCTCAACATTCAGTCCGTCAGCCGCCTGGAATGTACTG gttcGTGTCCCGATCTGATGATGAGTAGAAGGGAGGCAGCGGAGCCGCCTCCCGCGACCCTTACCCCCCAGCTGCCCCCCCGggcccaccaccaccatcggCCCCTCTGCATGTCGGTGTCATCCGACAGCAGTGGACGCTTCAAAGCTCTCGACACGCAGGAATGGAAGAACAACCTCAAAGCTCAG ATGGAGCAGGCCCACAGCGCAGGCGCCGCCAGAAGCACGGGTTCCCTGGAGCGGGCGTCCCTCTTCTGCGCCGCGGGAGGTCCTCCGTCCAAGGCTACCACCGGCCGCTTCTCACTCTTCTCGCCGCCGTGGAACGTCAGCTCCGAGTCGGACTCCAACCCGCCGTCTCGCTCCGGGTCGCGGAAACTGCGCAACTACAGCCGGCGAGCGGCCACGGGTCCGGCCGACGCCCACGATCCGCCCGGAGGTGAGGGggacggtggcggcggcggcgccccgCGGCATTTCGAGCCAGTCATCTCCAAGGTGACGGACTACATCTACGTGGGCAACTTGAACGCGGCGTACAACGGGCGGGCGCTGTGCCGCAACAACATCGACAGCATCATCGATATGAGCGGAGCCCCGGGTCAGGCGGCGCCGGCCCTCAGCCTCATCCCCTGCACCTGCTCGCGCGGCGGCGTCCGCCACAGCTGGTCCCGCCTCAAGGTGGACATCGGCGACGTCAAGCAGCGTTGCTTCGAGGACATCAACGAGTGCATCCACGCCTCGGCCGGCAAGCGCAAGCGGGTTCTGGTCCACTGCGGGGACGGCTTCTCCCTGGCGCCCACCTGCGTCATCCAGTACCTGATGCTCAAGCGCAACATGAGGCTCATGGCCGCCTACGAGCTGCTCCGGGCCAAATATCCCGTCAACATCCGCGAATGTCACCGCAACCTGCTGGTGAgcctggagaggacgctcagGCCTGGCGACGTGGATCCGGAGAGCTTCAAGCAGGCCATCTCCAGGAAGGTGGCCTGGACCTGA
- the LOC119124195 gene encoding uncharacterized protein LOC119124195 isoform X1, giving the protein MDARSECDIVAAEKGPSSQIDGLRAAGLVSALHKIFTNHNTLNIQSVSRLECTGSCPDLMMSRREAAEPPPATLTPQLPPRAHHHHRPLCMSVSSDSSGRFKALDTQEWKNNLKAQMEQAHSAGAARSTGSLERASLFCAAGGPPSKATTGRFSLFSPPWNVSSESDSNPPSRSGSRKLRNYSRRAATGPADAHDPPGGEGDGGGGGAPRHFEPVISKVTDYIYVGNLNAAYNGRALCRNNIDSIIDMSGAPGQAAPALSLIPCTCSRGGVRHSWSRLKVDIGDVKQRCFEDINECIHASAGKRKRVLVHCGDGFSLAPTCVIQYLMLKRNMRLMAAYELLRAKYPVNIRECHRNLLVSLERTLRPGDVDPESFKQAISRKVAWT; this is encoded by the exons ATGGACGCCCGCTCCGAGTGCGACATCGTGGCTGCCGAAAAGGGGCCGAGTAGTCAGATCGATGGACTCCGCGCTG CAGGACTCGTAAGCGCCCTTCACAAGATCTTCACCAACCACAACACCCTCAACATTCAGTCCGTCAGCCGCCTGGAATGTACTG gttcGTGTCCCGATCTGATGATGAGTAGAAGGGAGGCAGCGGAGCCGCCTCCCGCGACCCTTACCCCCCAGCTGCCCCCCCGggcccaccaccaccatcggCCCCTCTGCATGTCGGTGTCATCCGACAGCAGTGGACGCTTCAAAGCTCTCGACACGCAGGAATGGAAGAACAACCTCAAAGCTCAG ATGGAGCAGGCCCACAGCGCAGGCGCCGCCAGAAGCACGGGTTCCCTGGAGCGGGCGTCCCTCTTCTGCGCCGCGGGAGGTCCTCCGTCCAAGGCTACCACCGGCCGCTTCTCACTCTTCTCGCCGCCGTGGAACGTCAGCTCCGAGTCGGACTCCAACCCGCCGTCTCGCTCCGGGTCGCGGAAACTGCGCAACTACAGCCGGCGAGCGGCCACGGGTCCGGCCGACGCCCACGATCCGCCCGGAGGTGAGGGggacggtggcggcggcggcgccccgCGGCATTTCGAGCCAGTCATCTCCAAGGTGACGGACTACATCTACGTGGGCAACTTGAACGCGGCGTACAACGGGCGGGCGCTGTGCCGCAACAACATCGACAGCATCATCGATATGAGCGGAGCCCCGGGTCAGGCGGCGCCGGCCCTCAGCCTCATCCCCTGCACCTGCTCGCGCGGCGGCGTCCGCCACAGCTGGTCCCGCCTCAAGGTGGACATCGGCGACGTCAAGCAGCGTTGCTTCGAGGACATCAACGAGTGCATCCACGCCTCGGCCGGCAAGCGCAAGCGGGTTCTGGTCCACTGCGGGGACGGCTTCTCCCTGGCGCCCACCTGCGTCATCCAGTACCTGATGCTCAAGCGCAACATGAGGCTCATGGCCGCCTACGAGCTGCTCCGGGCCAAATATCCCGTCAACATCCGCGAATGTCACCGCAACCTGCTGGTGAgcctggagaggacgctcagGCCTGGCGACGTGGATCCGGAGAGCTTCAAGCAGGCCATCTCCAGGAAGGTGGCCTGGACCTGA
- the LOC119124205 gene encoding troponin I, fast skeletal muscle-like — protein sequence MLEANHSLPPSKMSQKKMSLSRKHHLKSVMLAIAKGHLEQEAREREEQRARYMAQCCPQLVIPNTMQELQELCREIHHKTDVTDEERYDLEVKVRKANKEIDDLKIKVQDVTGKFKKPTLRKVRMSADAMLKALLGSKHTVNMELRANLKQVKKEVKDEDKELRDVVDWRKNIEDKSGMDGRKKMFEGDA from the exons ATG ctTGAAGCCaatcactccctccctccatcaaaAATGTCGCA aaagaaaatgtctttgaGTCGCAAACATCACCTCAAG AGTGTGATGCTGGCCATCGCCAAAGGTCACCTCGAGCAGGAGGCCCGGGAGCGAGAGGAGCAGCGGGCACGCTACATGGCTCAATGCTGCCCCCAGCTGGTGATTCCCAACACCATGCAAGAGCTACAG GAGCTGTGCAGGGAGATTCACCACAAGACGGACGTGACGGACGAGGAGCGCTACGACCTTGAGGTGAAGGTCAGAAAGGCTAACAAGGAG ATAGATGACCTCAAGATCAAAGTGCAGGATGTGACGGGCAAGTTCAAGAAGCCCACGCTGAGGAAGGTGCGCATGTCGGCCGACGCCATGCTCAAAGCGCTGCTGGGCTCCAAGCACACCGTCAACATGGAGCTCAGGGCCAACCTCAAGCAGGTCAAGAAGGAGGTCAAGGACGAG GACAAAGAGCTGCGCGATGTTGTGGACTGGCGCAAGAACATCGAGGACAAGTCGGGCATGGACGGCAGGAAGAAAATGTTCGAGGGCGACGCCTAG
- the syt8 gene encoding synaptotagmin VIII, protein MLSSFKNTSVTDVIDGIIENIPLPHWAIYVLAAAGAVLLLLVVCCVCACCCRGQRKKRRQKPTVKLQPQSQPISSETVGEKKVALVQAGAGGRNSGAAEQPRGKLLYSLEFDAALSELKVGVKEARNLKAMDLGGTSDPYVKVYLLPDKTVTCETKVMKSTLNATFNETFGFQISKATLVKSTAVLQVFDFDRFSKNDIIGELRLKLGQVDWTHIIEEWRDLQEPADMEEENLGEICFSLRYVPTSSKLTVVILEARNLKSTDLDGRSDPYVKVQLALDKRKWKKKKTSVKKKTLNPYYNEAFSFKVTMAQIQRVTLVISVWDHDLMTPNDPAGKIFLGCDAAGNQLRHWGDMLAYPRRPVAQWHSLLSEKQVNATLGLKKKIPLVNNLPALLAQQE, encoded by the exons ATGTTATCTAGCTTCAAGAACACCTCAGTCACTGACGTGATCGACGGGATCATCGAGAATATCCCGT TGCCCCATTGGGCCATCTACGTgttggcggcggcgggcgccGTCTTGCTCTTGCTTGTGGTGTgttgcgtgtgcgcgtgctgCTGCAGAGGCCAACGGAAGAAACGACGGCAGAAGCCGACGGTCAAGCTCCAGCCGCAGAGCCAACCAATTAGCAGCGAGACGGTCGGTGAGAAGAAGGTCGCCTTG GTTCAAGCGGGCGCGGGCGGCCGCAACTCTGGCGCCGCCGAGCAACCACGAGGGAAGCTGCTCTACTCGCTGGAGTTTGACGCCGCGCTCTCCGAG CTAAAGGTGGGCGTGAAGGAAGCCCGTAACCTGAAGGCCATGGACCTGGGAGGAACTTCGGACCCCTACGTCAAGGTCTACCTTCTACCCGACAAGACCGTGACCTGCGAGACCAAAGTCATGAAGAGCACGCTCAACGCCACCTTCAACGAGACCTTCGGCTTCCAG ATCTCCAAGGCGACTTTGGTCAAGTCGACCGCTGTGCTTCAGGTTTTTGATTTCGACCGCTTCTCCAAAAACGACATCATTGGAGAACTGCGCTTAAAACTTGGACAAGTGGACTGGACCCACATCATAGAAGAGTGGAGGGACCTCCAAGAACCTGCCGACATGGAG GAGGAGAACCTTGGTGAGATCTGCTTCTCTTTGCGTTACGTTCCCACATCCAGCAAACTGACCGTGGTCATCTTGGAGGCCAGAAACCTCAAGAGCACCGACCTGGACGGAAGATCAG ATCCGTACGTGAAGGTGCAGCTGGCTCTGGACAAGCGcaagtggaagaagaagaagacgtcGGTCAAGAAGAAGACGCTCAACCCGTACTACAACGAGGCCTTCTCCTTCAAAGTCACCATGGCGCAAATTCAG CGCGTCACCTTGGTGATCTCGGTGTGGGACCACGACCTCATGACGCCCAACGACCCGGCGGGCAAGATCTTCCTGGGCTGCGACGCGGCGGGCAACCAGCTGAGGCACTGGGGCGACATGCTGGCCTACCCGCGCCGGCCCGTGGCGCAGTGGCACTCGCTGCTGTCGGAGAAGCAGGTCAACGCCACCCTCGGCCTCAAGAAGAAGATCCCGCTCGTCAACAACCTGCCTGCCCTTCTCGCTCAACAAGag TGA